The following are from one region of the Polyangiaceae bacterium genome:
- a CDS encoding ArgK protein — protein MTTRSAVSVARAISLVEDRRPAQEPKILSLLANLAKSPNVAACRRVGITGPPGVGKSSLVSALCRALRAQGHSVGVLAVDPSSPRSGGALLGDRARIVHDPDDGDVFIRSMASGGHLGGLARAAGAAVDVLSAAYDWVLVETTGVGQSETDIEHVADTVLLVIQPASGDMLQFIKAGILEIPDVLAVNKADLGEVAARAGAELRAALEALGTARTPPVVHTSTLTGEGIDELVRVLAEHRDDIADLSARRIEKSAQWALRLFTHRYGELGVDDRGGPSALRAELSRLIASGASSLSAVAQLAPR, from the coding sequence GTGACGACGCGCAGCGCCGTCAGCGTGGCCCGCGCCATCTCGCTGGTGGAGGACCGGCGTCCGGCGCAGGAGCCCAAGATCTTGAGCCTGCTCGCGAACCTGGCGAAGAGTCCGAACGTCGCCGCGTGTCGTCGCGTGGGCATCACGGGGCCTCCCGGCGTGGGCAAGAGCTCGCTGGTGAGCGCGCTGTGCCGCGCGCTGCGCGCCCAGGGGCACTCCGTGGGCGTGCTCGCGGTGGATCCCTCCAGCCCGCGCAGCGGCGGCGCGCTGCTCGGGGACCGCGCGCGCATCGTGCACGATCCGGACGACGGCGACGTGTTCATCCGCTCCATGGCATCCGGCGGGCATCTCGGAGGGCTGGCCCGCGCCGCGGGCGCCGCCGTGGACGTGCTCAGCGCGGCCTACGACTGGGTGCTGGTGGAGACCACCGGCGTGGGCCAGAGCGAGACGGACATCGAGCACGTGGCGGACACGGTGCTGCTCGTGATCCAGCCGGCGAGCGGCGACATGCTGCAGTTCATCAAGGCCGGCATCCTGGAGATCCCCGACGTGCTGGCCGTGAACAAGGCGGACCTCGGCGAAGTGGCCGCGCGGGCGGGGGCGGAGCTGCGCGCCGCTCTGGAAGCCCTGGGCACGGCCCGCACGCCGCCGGTGGTGCACACGTCCACGCTCACCGGGGAGGGTATCGACGAGCTGGTCAGGGTGCTGGCCGAGCACCGCGACGACATCGCGGACCTGTCGGCACGCCGGATCGAAAAGAGCGCCCAGTGGGCGCTCCGGCTATTCACGCATCGCTACGGCGAGCTCGGGGTGGACGACCGCGGCGGCCCCAGCGCTCTGCGCGCGGAGCTGTCCCGACTGATCGCGTCCGGAGCCAGCAGCCTCTCGGCCGTGGCACAGCTCGCGCCGCGCTGA
- a CDS encoding protein meaA, with the protein MADKDRPWIMRTYSGHSSPEASNALYRQNLARGQTGLSVAFDLPTQTGYDPDHVLSRGEVGRTGVPIAHLGDLEALFDGIELEKMNTSMTINATAAWLLALYVATAEKQGADVKLLRGTTQNDIIKEYLSRGTYVFPPGPSLRLTADVIQFTVEHVPEWNPINICSYHLQEAGATPEQEIAYALTTAITVLDTVRARGVDGDRLAQVFGRLSFFVNSSLRFVEEACKERAFVELWDRLGKERYGVQDAKLRRFRYGVQVNSLGLTEAQPENNIVRIVLEMLGVTLSKKARARAIQLPAWNEALGLPRPWDQQLSLRAQQILALETDLLEYGDLFDGSPVIEKKTRELADAAWAEVEGILSRGGGVAAVDSGTIKERLVASNAARIAAIERGEQTVVGVNRFTDTAESPLGGADAILRVDEKAEEQRIAAVEAWRKRRDDDAVKRALEELERAARSDDNLMVASIAAAKAGVTTGEWGDTLRRVFGEYRAPTGVGGARTPELGDSYAALRERVAKLEKSLGRRPKILVGKPGLDGHSNGAEQIALRARDAGFEVVYEGIRTTPRDLARAAVDEGVHLVGLSILSGAHMELARQTLSLLAERGAKVPVVVGGIIPETDAAELRAAGVAAVYTPKDYEIARVLSELVEIVERTAA; encoded by the coding sequence ATGGCCGACAAAGACCGCCCCTGGATCATGCGGACCTACTCCGGGCACTCGAGCCCGGAAGCCTCCAACGCCCTGTACCGCCAGAACTTGGCGCGGGGTCAGACCGGCCTGTCCGTCGCCTTCGATCTGCCGACGCAGACGGGCTACGACCCGGACCACGTGCTCTCGCGCGGGGAGGTGGGGCGCACCGGAGTGCCCATCGCACACCTCGGGGATCTCGAAGCGCTGTTCGACGGCATCGAGCTCGAGAAGATGAACACCTCGATGACCATCAACGCGACCGCCGCGTGGCTGCTCGCGCTGTACGTGGCCACCGCGGAGAAGCAGGGCGCGGACGTGAAGCTGCTCCGTGGCACCACGCAGAACGACATCATCAAGGAGTATCTGTCTCGGGGGACCTACGTGTTCCCGCCCGGACCCAGCCTGCGGCTCACCGCGGACGTGATCCAGTTCACCGTGGAGCACGTGCCGGAGTGGAACCCGATCAACATCTGCAGCTATCACCTGCAAGAAGCGGGAGCCACGCCGGAGCAGGAGATCGCCTACGCGCTGACGACGGCCATCACCGTGCTGGACACGGTTCGCGCCCGGGGCGTAGACGGGGATCGGCTGGCGCAGGTGTTCGGGCGGCTTTCGTTCTTCGTGAACTCCAGCCTGCGCTTCGTGGAGGAGGCCTGCAAGGAGCGCGCGTTCGTGGAGCTGTGGGATCGTCTGGGCAAGGAGCGCTACGGCGTGCAGGATGCGAAGCTCCGGCGCTTTCGCTACGGCGTGCAGGTGAACTCCCTGGGTCTCACCGAGGCGCAGCCCGAGAACAACATCGTGCGCATCGTGCTCGAGATGCTGGGGGTGACCCTGAGCAAGAAAGCGCGGGCGCGGGCCATCCAGCTGCCGGCGTGGAACGAGGCGCTCGGTCTGCCGCGGCCCTGGGATCAGCAACTGTCCCTCCGAGCGCAGCAGATCCTGGCGTTGGAGACGGATCTGCTCGAGTACGGCGATCTGTTCGACGGCTCGCCGGTGATCGAGAAGAAGACCCGGGAGCTGGCCGACGCGGCGTGGGCCGAGGTCGAGGGCATTCTCTCTCGCGGCGGAGGCGTGGCGGCGGTCGACAGCGGCACCATCAAGGAGCGGTTGGTCGCTTCCAACGCCGCGCGCATCGCGGCGATCGAGCGTGGCGAGCAGACGGTGGTGGGCGTCAACCGCTTCACCGACACCGCCGAGAGCCCGCTGGGCGGTGCCGACGCCATCTTGCGGGTCGACGAAAAGGCAGAGGAGCAGCGCATCGCTGCCGTGGAGGCCTGGCGCAAGCGGCGCGACGACGACGCCGTGAAGCGCGCTCTGGAGGAGCTCGAGCGCGCGGCACGGAGCGACGACAACCTGATGGTCGCCTCCATTGCCGCCGCCAAGGCCGGCGTCACCACCGGGGAGTGGGGCGACACGCTGCGGCGCGTGTTCGGTGAGTACCGCGCGCCGACGGGCGTGGGCGGGGCGCGCACGCCGGAGCTCGGGGACAGCTACGCGGCGCTGCGCGAGCGGGTGGCGAAGCTCGAGAAGTCCCTCGGCCGTCGCCCCAAGATCCTGGTGGGCAAGCCGGGTCTGGACGGCCACTCCAACGGCGCCGAGCAGATCGCGCTGCGCGCGCGGGATGCGGGCTTCGAGGTGGTGTACGAGGGCATTCGCACCACGCCGCGGGACTTGGCGCGCGCCGCGGTGGACGAAGGCGTGCACCTCGTCGGGCTCAGCATTCTGTCCGGTGCCCACATGGAGCTCGCGCGGCAGACGCTCTCGCTCTTGGCCGAGCGCGGCGCGAAGGTCCCCGTGGTCGTCGGCGGCATCATTCCGGAGACGGACGCCGCGGAGCTGCGCGCCGCGGGCGTCGCCGCGGTGTACACACCGAAGGACTACGAGATCGCCCGCGTGCTCTCGGAGCTGGTCGAGATCGTGGAGCGAACCGCCGCGTGA